Below is a window of Indicator indicator isolate 239-I01 chromosome 9, UM_Iind_1.1, whole genome shotgun sequence DNA.
AGTTACATTTTCTCTAAAAAACTGTTGAAGTGTTCTTTATAACAAAAATCATGCTGCAGTGCTAGTTCTTGATGACTGTTTCTGAAATTACCAAAAGCACAATTTACATACAAGTGTTTACCTGTCGGTGGTCTGTTTTTTAAGTGTGTGTTCAGTTTGTTATCACAAGGTTTTATCTTCCAGTGAAATGTTAGCTTATTTTGTGTTTACAGGAaccctttatttttccttactCTTTTCCTGTTCAAATAAAGCTGGCTTTACAGAACGTTGTCATTTCTCTATGTAGAGGCTTTAGCATGATTTTGTATGCAGAATTTGTGTAATCAATGTCTCTCTTGCCTCCTTTGGATTTTTAGAACCAGAAGTGACCACTTGCAACCAAATTTGAATGAAAACTGGAAGTGTCAAAGATACTAAAAGTCCCAAGAGAGTTGGAGCTGGGCAGAAGTCAGAGATAGATGAGTATCTTGATTGGGTCAAGGACTGAagctttaaaacattttcctttcaaagagAAGAGAATATACCCTGAGTAACACTGCTGATGGAACTCTTAGCGTCTTGACTAGATTCATTAGGATTTACAGCTGTTCTATGATCTGCATGAACTCAGTTTGGCAACCTCACATAAGTTTCCAGGGGACAGGTGCCTCTTGCAACATGAATTCATGTAAATGTACACCATTCTGCCTTGTTCCTTTATCTCAGTGTCATCCATGTATCTGAGTGCCTTCCGAAGGACAAAATTAACATCTGTCAGGTGGTGTTTGTGCTCTTTCTCTCCCTAATGGAACAAGTGTCCTGTTGTATTGTTGCTGTGTGCTTACAGCAGAagagacaaaaccaaaagaatgTGCTTTGTAATGAGAgtagaagctggtgaaggcttATGATGATCTGTGGTTCCTAGGGGAATCCGTTCCAGAATCTCACGTTAGCCTCTGAGAaagtttggtctcttctctccaaATGAGCTGTCTTACTCTTGCAGAAAACTTCATTTCattaattttggttttcctcctaGAAACACAGGCAATCTGAATGCTCTGTGTCCAAGCAACAGAGTTCTttgaaaacaaaggcaaaagccTTGATGCTGCGTGAAACTCCAATAGACACCATTAGAAAGGTTTTTACGTGTTCACACCAGCATGTGTTATTGATGGGATACACTGCAGAGTTCTGATGTTCTTGGAATTTCATAAGTGCCAAAGGCTTTGTGCCCAAAACGGATCACATTTCCTAGCCCAGCCAGGAGGTGAGGAAAACATGAATAAATGAGGCCTGGTTATTGTCTGCCAGGATGGGATAGAGTTACCTCGACAAATGGAGATTATAAAAGATGTTATTAGCAGATGTTTTCATGTGAGAGCTCAGAATCAGCAAGGAATACAAAAATATTCCTTAGCTGTGGAATATGTAGTGTGTGTGTACCATCACAGCATGGCTGCAAATTTCTGAGACACCAGTACCGTGTTGTTGAAGCAGAACGTGTCAGCTCTTCTTCATCCACACATTGCTAGAGCTGTATAGGCTGGGTGCAGAAAATCATAAAGAATGTATGTTGTGCACAAGTTGCTGGCACTTGACTGTCATTGAACACAGGAATTCAGTCTTGATGCTGGAAAGGCTACTGGGATCCATGATCCCTGTGAGACTTCAGAGGTGTCTAATGTCTGACATTAGGGTAAACACATAAACTAGTGAATAAACTGGAAACAGAACCATCCTGGTCTGTTATGTTTATTTCCAATCAATCATCCACTTAGAGTAAAAATGAAACCTACTGGCCAGGGCATAGGAGCTTCCAGTTCTTGCATCTTTTTGACCTGTACACAAATAGTGCAAGAGGAAGGCCTCTTGCAATGTCATTCCTGACAGTACTAATGCATGTATGAAGAGATACAAAGAGTTCATATAGTAGAATTCGCATACAGTTCACATTTAGTGAAATTATCTTAGTCACAGAATTCAAACTGATTAGGCTAAAgtccagaatcatagaagtgtttcagttagaaaagacctcttaaggtcatcgagtccaaccattgacctaacaccaccatgtccattaaaccatgtcacaaagtggcatgtctgcatgttttttaacacctccaggaaaggtaactccaccaccttcctgggcaacttattccagtgcctgaccaaccttgcagtaaagaaatttttactAATATCCAATCCAATTTCTCCTAAATTAGTTGAGCAAAATGCCCTTTGTTCAGATCATACACTGTTTTTTATTTGTAAGACAGCTGTCCCAGGCTTGATGGCTGCTTGTCTGCATATCCACCTAGCAGCATGTTGGGAGCATGGAGCCTTATTCATCATCCAAGTACCTTCCAGATTAATCTGGATGTCTGGGGAGATTTGGGCTTGCTGAGTAGTCTCTGCCCAGTACAATCATTCTCTAATGCTCCAAGGCACAACTTGACTAGTGGGTAATAATTTTTCAAGAAAATTTTCTGAAATGCgatggcagctgagggaaagggTTTCCTATTTTTGTATACATAAACTAGAACTGTCTTAATGACATTCCagaccacaaaacaaacaagcaaacaacagcaacagcctaacaacaacaaagaccaaaccaaaaaccaaaccaaaaccatgtTGGTTTTCATACTCATGAGGGTACCATGAGTTTATGCCCTCATAGCCCTATGCCAGTCAGCTATGAAGAAGAAACTGGCATCCCAGCCAAAATCTAAAGAGGATTATTGATAACAGATCAAATTTTATGCAGAAAGAAAGCTTTTGTCAGCCAAAGCCAGTCTTTGTTCACTTTGGAAACCTGGGATCTGAATTCTTCTTTACAGCTGGGGGCTAAGCCTGGATCCAGCTGCACCTAGCCTCCTGAGATGACACTTAGAAAACAAGGGAGTCCAGTCTGAGCCTGGCAACTTGGCAGAACGGTCTTTCTGGACTTTTCTGTACCACCATTCTGTGTCAGTTCGCTTCAGTAATATCCATCAGTCCCGAGTACTTTCAATTTACCGACATGGACGTCACTATTAGTGAAACACCCTTTGCACACATGGAGGgacatgctgctgctgggacaccaTGCTACTGCTTGgacagctgctgtggagcaAGGGTGGGAAACGGCAGCCTTGCCGAGATAACTCAGACCACGGCACACCGTTGGCTTTAGATTGTTCTTGGGACCACACCGTGGCCGACAAGGCCACCGAGTGTCGGTGCACACACCGATTGAGCCCATGGGCCATCCCGGGCACTGCGCGCCCCTGTCATGCAGCGCAGGACCACAACCCCCACAATGCCCGGCGCATTGCCTGGCCAATGCTAACGCACCCCGGAGGCGGCCCGCTGGCGGGTGGCGCGGTCGGCCACGCCGGGCGGAGCGCCGCTCAGCCCAGCGGAATGGCTGGGGCGGCCACGGCGCTGGCACTGGGCGGGGGGCTTCTCTTGGCCGCCTGGCGTTGGCTGTGGCGCGCGGCCCGGCCCGGGGCCATCGCCGGGGCCTCCATGCGGGGCAAGACAGTGATCATCACGGGGGCCAACAGCGGGCTGGGTCGGGCGGCGGCGGCCGAGCTGCTGCGGATGCAGGCCCGCGTCATCATGGGTTGCCGCGACCGGGCGCGGGCCGAGCGGGCGGCCCGTGAGATCCGGGCCGAGGTGGGCGAGCGGGCGGAGGGCGAGGACGGCGGTGAGCTGGTGGTCCGGGAGCTGGACCTGGCCTCGCTCCGATCCGTTCGCGCCTTCTGCCATCGCGTCCTTCAGGTACGGCCGGGACAGCTGCGGAAAGCGGCCCGCTGGGGcctttcagctctgctggctcccGTAGGAGGTATCGGCAGGTACTGGGCAGCACTGGCCTGCCGTTAAGGCTCCGAGCTGCCTGAGTGAAGACACGGGATGCATGAGCTCGATACTAGCAACGCTGTGGTGGCGGCGTTCTCGGGCCTCCGTGTTTACAGAGCTTGTTCCGCCTGCTGGCAGTCCGGTTTGGGAGTACGGGATGTTGCCGAGTTCACCGCAGGGCTGTGTATAAGTAAACGAACCGTGATTTTAAATTATCATCTCTCAGCATAAATTCCTAGCAGTTTGGGCCATTATAGTAGTCTCAGCTACTGGACTacatttctgttctgaaaatGAAACACTCGTTTCTGTATGATATAAATTATTTGCCTTCCTTTCGGTGTTTTCGACTCTACATTAACCTGCCTAGTTTTACAGcacagccttttctccagagaaaTAGAAGTTCACAAATGCACTACTTACAGGCTCAAGTCATCCTTTTGCCACCTCTCCAGACTACACCTTCTCTCCCCCACCCTACTCCCACTTCAAATGTCTTGGTCAGTGGTAGCTAAATTTAGTAGGTAAAAATTTTTAATTGCATAACATTTCTGCAGCTTTTATGAAAACAAGAGTTTAAGGAGAAGCAGGACATCCAGTTGATCCCCCGGGCAGGCATATTGCTAGATTAGTTCAAGCTGCATTATTAGACACCAGGCAGGCACCATTGGAGGTGCTATTCCATTTTCATGGAAGCTCTCAATTCAGACTCTCACCATATAGTGCTGAAGTCATGAAACACAAAGTCGTGGGAAGCCAGGCTTAATGAGTTCTGTTGCTAAGAGAGTAGCTTAAGTACCTGAAAGATGCTTATAGGCTGCTataagagaggaaaaacaacaacaaaaacagaacaaaaccccaGACATTATTGCATTAATTTTCACATAGCTTTTCTAAAAAATGTctggagaaaaaatattttactttcaaGAGCTGTTCCACCCATGTTTATGGTATCTTCTCTAACCTATGATGCATTTTTGgagtgcttttttttgtttgggtttttttgtacatATGTCTGTGTTGTTTGTGATGAAAGACTTAAATACTGTCAGTATGGGGAACCAATGCACTCCTACGGCCTAACTCAGTTTGTAggagttttcctttctgtaactGCAAGGGATTACATCTTTTCACTCTGTAGCctcattgcaaaaaaaaaaaaaagatttagagATGCTGGAAAGCTCCACGGAGGAGTGGGAAGTGAGCTCGGAAGATACAAGGAATAGTACTGCTTGTCAAAACAATGTTTTTGCTCTTGCATTTGATTGTAGCTACCTCCTTGGTACTGATCACATTACTCTAGATTATTTAATCTCAGAGTCCTAAAAATTAACACTAGTGGAGTTCTTAATACTTAAGTGTTAAGTCTTGGAAAATAAATCCTTCAGTCATACTAtatgtttttttccctaaagaagaaaaaaataccatgGATAGTAACCATTATGTTCCTTTGGGTGAAGAGAAGTGAGTTTGATGCTCTCTGGATCATGCCTCAGGGAACCAATTACATGAAAGTCTGAGTGACCTCAAGTCCCACGGAAACCAGCCTGAGGTTGAAGTAGTTCATGTTTTGTGTGATTGGGTGCCAGCATCGTTAACTGAATGCCAAGtgcagtttggggttttgctttctttgtatCTTTGCTGCTAATGGCAGTCAAATAGAAGGGAAATGTTATAAATTTATTTTTGAGGTTCTCTATTTTTATCATCAAAATAACCCAATATAATCTCATCTTGCCTTATAGTCTGTGCTCTGTGTTtgaaaaacaagcagcaaaggaaactcctgctgctttttctgtaaATAGTTTTGTTTCTGATTCATGCAACCCTTTTCTGTGATACTTTCTCAGTCTTTTGTTGTTAGTGGTGGATCAAACTGCTGAATTCAGAGttttaatctgatttttttaaaaaaaaaagttactatTCTGCATAGATTGGAGAGTTCTTAATGTTTGAGTGGATGCTGAGGCATGAAGTGCATGATGTATCATACATGTATTTAAATTATCCATACCGCTCtctttggtaattttttttcctgattctgTACAGTGTAACATACCTTCTTGAGTCTTAGTTTTCACCAGCCCTGAACCAGAACATCAAATAGCATGTACTGAGCGAGTCACAGAAATTTGAAGACACTGTCTGGTAGACACACCAAAGTTCATGACTAACCCTTTTAGACTCAAATTGTTGTATTAAGCTTTGGGATCATGGCTATTACTTTCTATAAGGAATTCTGCTGTGTAGTTGTTACCAAGCAACACAATGAATTGTAGTGATCTTAGAGATGGTAGAATCAAGGGAACATAATTTTGCGTAGTTTTTCATGACATCTCCCCAGTGAGATAATGGATCTACaatttgacatttttttcttcaaccaTGAGGTTAGTTCTGTGAGctttttgttcagtttttgCACAGTAGAGCCTTTGCCTGTGGTTGAAGTTTGCCATAAATTAAAGTATTACACAGGTTATTTTTTAGAGGAAAAGTTACCACTGAATTGATCTAGAAAAAGCAGTGCCAGGAGAAGCTAATGATTGTCTACCAGCATTAAAAGCAGCTACAGACCTGCTCTTATGTATCTGCATCCTAAGGTCAAGTACACAGTTTAGCGGTAGTTCAGgttacagggtttttttcagcaatACTTCTAAGAGAATATCAAGAAGTTACAATTTAGAAAACTAGGAAGGAAATTATTTCTAACAAGGGCCAATGAGAAATGTTAAATATAATGTATGTTTTGTATGACAGTTATAAAACTGAacgattttttttctttcctatttaaaGGAAGAGCCAAGGCTGGATGTTCTGATAAATAATGCAGGGGTATTCCAGTGTCCATACATGAAGACAGAGGATGGTTTTGAGATGCAGTTTGGTGTAAACCACTTGGGTCACTTCTTGCTCACCAACCTTCTTCTGGGCCTACTTAAAAATTCTGCTCCAAGCAGGATCGTGGTAGTATCCTCAAAGCTTTATAAGTATGGAGAGATCAACTTTGAAGACTTGAACAGTGAAATAAGTTACAATAAAAGCTTTTGTTACAGTCGGAGTAAACTGGCAAACATATTATTTGCAAGGGAGCTGGCCCGTCGGTTAGAAGGGACAGGAGTCACCGTCAATTCACTTCATCCTGGGATTGTCAGAACAAATCTAGGCAGATACGTGAACATTCCTTTGCTGGCAAAACCCCTATTCAACTTGGTGTCATGGGCTTTCTTCAAAACACCTCTGGAAGGAGCCCAGACCTCTATTTATTTGGCCTCTTCTCCTGATGTCGAAGGAGtctcaggaaaatattttggggACTGCAAAGAGGAGGAACTCCTGCCCAAAGCCATGGATGATTTGGTTGCAAGAAAGTTGTGGGATATCAGTGAAGTGATGGTTGGCTTATTGAAATAAGTGCAGGGGGGGATATCTGCAAAATACAATGCAGATAACTATGCAACATGCATTTACAGTAGTGTAAGTTCTCACTTTAAATGCTGTGggaatacagattttttttttttcagaggagtGATTTATACTGGAACTCTTTTGAAATAAAGGACAATCTATTAGGAACAGGCATTCAAAAGAGATCTGAAATAAGAGTTCGAAGGTGTGAATACAATTTCTGGTTAAATCTGCTTGGAAACTCAtgctttataaataaaaattcaaaaAGATTTTTGCAATATATGTGAATATTTGTCATGTTCCACTACTTGtagtcaggctggacaaggcaaCATGCAGATGCTGAAACACTTCTGTAAAAAGGTTTTGAAGAGAGATTgtaataatagtagtaataatagGATTGTTGTCTTTtgtgagccaaaaaaaaaaaaaaaaagaaaaattgattAAACAGCTTTATTGATGTCTTACACTGTAATCATTTAGGCCTCTGAGTGCCATTAAAGGACTTGTCAGCCCCGTGGTATAGTGAACAAGCCTGCTGAGCTGTATCAGTTTTAACTGTGAAGCACAAAGTCATATTTATGGAGTGATGTGGCTGCTATTCAATGAGTACATAGACTTGGTTGTGCaagctgtttgtgtgtgtgctgaacTTGCTATTTCTTGATCTGCAGACACCTTGGGTTTCATTAAAGCATAGTTGCCGGATATATTAGGGTCTTGCTATGGGTTTGCCTGTCACAAATTTTGTACATGCAAAGTTTACAAGACCTAAGATTAGACTAAAGAGAATATGCTTTACAGTGTGTGTTTGGCTTGACTGATCTTGACACTTGGCTTGACACTTCAACTCACTGTGGAGATAAGTCTGTCTAATACAGTTTACTGAATAttcttaataaaaataatttttaaagagtTGACGTTAATTTTTTCACCGTGGGAGATCTGTCAGAAACCAGCAATCTTGACACAGTAGCATTGTTTTAAACCAGAAGATTAAGCTGTGTTGGTTTAGGGAGCTTGTCATGTAGGGCTGGTAGAAACAAAATGAGCTCTGAATAAATACACAGATATGACATGGAACTGTACTGGTATGTTCTTTTTAAACGTACATTACTGGTGGGTTCATATGGACATTTGTGATTATTGTAATAAAATGCTTAGAAATTAAGATACATAGAATAAATATAGACTAATTATTTAGAGTGGCCTATTTTAATGTTACTGAAGGGAAGTAATGTCAGTAATAAATTACACATTCAGTAGATCCTTATTACCTGGTTATAAATTCATACCAGTTCTGCACTTCAGGTATCAACCAAGAAAATTCTGGTTTTCTCTGTTACTCAGACTCAGCATATGTTAACTTTTGCACAGTGAAATGGACCTGCGGCCATGCCCTTCAGCAAAATTTTGCTCTGGACAAACAATTTGGATAGGGCCAGAAAGTGGCATACCAAAAAATCACAAGGCAAGCTACAAAACGGAGCAGGTGTTTAAGATCTTGTGACATGTTGAGCTTTCCACTGCTCACCGTAAGGCAAAGTGTAGAGATGAACGTGTGGTCAAGAGAAATCTGAGCACTGAACAAAGTTCTCCAAGTAATAACCAGAGAGAGGTGTGTTAACATGCTTAGAGAAGATTTTTAGTGATGTGTTTCACATTTTTGTTCCAAATACTTGTGGCATATAGCACCCTTGACACAGCCAGCTAAAGAATTAAAAGTTCATTGACATGAATATGGGGAGATAGAGATGGTAAACAAAACATGGCTTTTCAATATTAAAGGAatattgctgtattttttttccttgatgaaACGTGTATACCTCTTGCAAGGAAAGCTGTAGTTGCAAAGGTGAAGAATGAAGATTGATAGTCTGAAAATGCTCTAGTAAAGAACTACACTGAAACTGGCTAAACAAAGATACCATTTTGAAGACTAAAGGATCAACTTAA
It encodes the following:
- the RDH14 gene encoding retinol dehydrogenase 14; this encodes MAGAATALALGGGLLLAAWRWLWRAARPGAIAGASMRGKTVIITGANSGLGRAAAAELLRMQARVIMGCRDRARAERAAREIRAEVGERAEGEDGGELVVRELDLASLRSVRAFCHRVLQEEPRLDVLINNAGVFQCPYMKTEDGFEMQFGVNHLGHFLLTNLLLGLLKNSAPSRIVVVSSKLYKYGEINFEDLNSEISYNKSFCYSRSKLANILFARELARRLEGTGVTVNSLHPGIVRTNLGRYVNIPLLAKPLFNLVSWAFFKTPLEGAQTSIYLASSPDVEGVSGKYFGDCKEEELLPKAMDDLVARKLWDISEVMVGLLK